A region from the Linepithema humile isolate Giens D197 chromosome 1, Lhum_UNIL_v1.0, whole genome shotgun sequence genome encodes:
- the LOC136997382 gene encoding uncharacterized protein, which translates to MIGNLQQILSITVGAASLSAVRYKIHAFEVHESVCRYLLQKSSRFEEDSFHLTQILHRSAHQIFERLMQQKLRADPVQISCRICSPSSDLLQDCCKIRSRSLQDSQKSCTDPAQILHRSAQQIFKRLMQQKLRADLVQISCRICSPSSDLLQDCCKISSRFELSKTARCSLVWCCHGGGSSPHVVLDAGCSILHHWSPLCFVQQQQQWQQRPVQRFRYAIYHNPESTECEISSDDSSTVNDIFGSENTFAKNLAKCFLVINLTAVQGALMKKSKISGTDRKGRNIYIPAKYCSSFEENTTTKMINDRPDNINMEYEIGKMVSSLNCAPSAYTNSAESSAPSTIASETPPQSNVSYPSNIEPLHNYNSIQYSNPKQHSNSMHSPQYTNMNTVPALSGYAPPFPYHHHGSPNNNGQIDDFLKTMLDAIEKVGTAVYAIRDEINKRLDGFKKHIFENVDKLRKDLLQRMVDRNAQQPHQSYKPPDGLPLRTLEQLDAFLQNADQIQNLKLYLSSVGGGTVKETLNQFLKETLHEELVTNFTWIRVEGTHSMYNSKMAEIYFDGLVLCNRRVESREFAQTMQEVLRIAKQRGRDKKRRERLPLGPRQQIEREIEQRYGRGQQIVFQRNNEREDSNEENNNSDSNSEK; encoded by the exons ATGATAGGGAATTTGCAGCAGATTCTGTCCATAACGGTCGGTGCTGCCAGTCTGTCAGCAGTCCGCTATAAGATTCATGCATTTGAAGTGCATGAATCTGTTTGCAGATATTTGCtgcagaaatcgagcagatTTGAGGAAGATTCTTTCC ATCTTACGCAGATCTTGCACAGATCTGCTCATCAGATTTTTGAAAGGCTCATGCAACAGAAGTTACGTGCAGATCCTGTGCAGATCTCGTGCAGAATCTGTTCCCCTAGCAGCGATCTGCTGCAAGATTGCTGCAAGATTCGCAGCAGATCATTGCAAGATTCT CAAAAGTCTTGTACAGATCCTGCGCAGATCTTGCACAGATCTGCTCAGCAGATTTTTAAAAGGCTCATGCAGCAAAAGTTACGTGCAGATCTTGTGCAGATCTCATGCAGAATCTGTTCCCCTAGCAGCGATCTGTTGCAAGACTGCTGCAAGATTTCCAGCAGATTCGAGCTGTCAAAAACCGCG CGATGCTCGCTTGTTTGGTGCTGCCATGGTGGGGGCTCTTCCCCTCATGTAGTGCTTGATGCAGGATGCTCGATCTTGCATCACTGGTCGCCATTGTGCTTtgtgcagcagcagcagcagtggCAACAACGGCCGGTGCAGCGGTTTAGATACGCTATTTACCATAATCCAGAAAGTACC GAATGTGAAATCAGTTCTGATGATAGTAGTACAGTCAATGATATTTTTGGATCGGAAAATACGTTCGCTAAAAACTTGGCAAAATGCTTCCTTGTTATCAATCTTACGGCCGTTCAAG GAGCATTAATGAAGAAATCGAAAATATCTGGAACTGATCGGAAAGGtcggaatatatatataccggcAAAATATTGCAGCTCTTTTGAGGAGAATACTACAACGAAAATGATTAATGATAGAcctgataatattaatatggaATACGAAATTGGCAAGATGGTCTCGTCGTTAAATTGTGCACCTTCTGCATATACTAACTCGGCGGAGTCGTCAGCGCCAAGCACCATCGCATCCGAAACACCACCACAAAGCAATGTGTCCTACCCTTCAAATATTGAACCGCTGCACAATTACAACTCGATACAGTACTCGAATCCAAAGCAACATTCGAACTCAATGCACTCACCGCAGTACACCAACATGAACACCGTTCCTGCTCTATCCGGTTACGCACCGCCATTTCCATATCACCATCATGGAAGTCCGAATAATAATGGACAAATAGATGACTTTCTAAAGACAATGTTGGATGCAATCGAGAAGGTGGGCACTGCAGTATATGCAATCCGAGACGAAATTAATAAACGACTCGATGGAttcaaaaaacatatatttgagAATGTCGATAAGTTACGGAAAGATCTACTGCA GCGAATGGTTGATCGTAATGCTCAACAGCCACATCAGTCCTATAAACCACCGGATGGGCTTCCTTTGCGAACGTTGGAGCAGCTGGATGCCTTCCTTCAAAATGCTGACCAAATACAAAACTTG AAATTGTATCTATCGTCCGTCGGCGGAGGAACTGTCAAGGAAACGCTGAACCAATTTCTGAAAGAAACCCTTCATGAGGAGTTGGTGACAAATTTTACATGGATTAGAGTTGAAGGAACCCATTCTATGTACAACTCTAAAATGGCAGAGATATATTTTG ATGGTCTAGTACTGTGCAATAGGAGAGTAGAGAGTCGTGAATTCGCGCAGACAATGCAGGAGGTTTTGCGCATTGCTAAACAGCGAGGTCGAGACAAAAAACGACGGGAAAGGCTCCCACTGGGTCCAAGGCAGCAAATCGAACGTGAAATCGAACAGAGATATGGTAGAGGGCAACAAATTGTTTTCCAGAGAAACAATGAAAGGGAGGATTCCAATGAAGAAAACAACAATTCAGATAGtaattcggaaaaataa